From Salmo salar chromosome ssa09, Ssal_v3.1, whole genome shotgun sequence:
TATCATTTATTATTTAACATAAAAGCTTTTTGTGTGTTATGGGGAGAACACCTAAGGTCTGCCTCGAAGCAGAGACTGGCTCTTTGGATTACCAATGCAGAGTCAAAATCGTACATTGCAGCAGGTACACCAACTCCAGATGGCATGGTAGCACACTCCACCAGGGGTATGGCCACCTCATGGGCCTAGTTCAGAGGGGCCTCCCTGGAATCAACACCCATGACTTTCATGAGGTACTACAGACTCAATGTTATGTCCACACCAGCAGTGGGGTCTGTGTTTCTGGACACGGCACGCTCTCTCAACCCAGATAAGTGAGCATACTTTGAACCTTGTACATACTTATCAACCATCAGTGAGATGGATGTTCTATACAAAGGGCTTCCCCTCTTGGTGCTGTTACACCTAATTGAAGCCTCTCATGTTTAACTTTAAGCTTATTTGTGTTTGCAGTTGTATACTACAGTTGACATTTAATCCACACTGTTGGGTTAATATTTTATGTTACAATTAATCAATCCTTTGACTAATTGAATCAGGTGTGGCAgtttagggttaaaacaaaaatgtgaatcGTCTGGGGGGGCCTGAGGAGagctttgggaaaccctgctgtgGTGGATACAATGACTTCCTAGGGGCTCATCTGGACTAAGGTTTAATGGTGAGGTATCCCACTCTGTTGCTGAACCACCTGTTTGGTACAGCAATGCCTTTACGAAAAAGAAAGAGAATGTTACGGATTTAGCCCTGGTTCTCTGAGTAGAGTAATGGATCGCCAAGCTTTCATGTCGTTCCTCCACCTCTGTGGAATTCAAGTCAAGTAATTGACAGTGTGTCACGTCACACCACCTTTTATAGTGACAAGTCACGTGGATACAGTAAGGGAATGGCGTGACTGTAAACATATTTTATACCTCATCGCGTGAAGGGGAAGGAGTTCCCATAGGTCATTTGTCGACCCGTTAATCTACTCAGAGAACTAAGTTTACATCCATAAATCAATGTTCTTTATGTAGAGTTTCTTGCCTAGTATACAGTAATTTGATGTGTGTATGACAATGTTACTAACCATGAAGAGTGTTTATAATAACGTTGTGATCTTGATTCCAGGCACAAAGAACACCCCCCTTCAGATCAGTGCTATGGTCATTAGCCTGGGCTACTTCATCTTCGATATGGGCTGGTGTGTTTATTTCCGCACAGAGGGCCCGGTGATGCTGGTCCACCACACCATGAGCATTCTGGGTATCTTGTTGACCCTGAGCTTGGGAGAATCAGGCATCGAGTCCTGCGCCGTAATCTTTGCTAGCGAGATCACCAACCCCTTGCTGCAAGCTCGCTGGTTCCTGAGACAGTTGGGTCGCTATGAGAGCCTGACAGGGGAGGTGGTGGATGTTCTGTTCGTGGTGCTATTTGTGTTCATGCGCATAGTGGTTGGCGGGAGGATGTTGTACTGCGAGCTCATCTCCCCACGGCCCAGGTTAATTATAAAGTGTGGGGGAGTTGCCATGTACGTGCTATCCTGGGTGTTCATGGTGGACATTGGTCGTTTTACCTACCGCAAGAGTCAATCCAAATACAGACGCTGGAGAGACCAACACAGATTGGCAGCAGTTAACGGACATGTCGGAAAGACAGACTGAAAGACTTCCTTATCATTAGAAGATTAATAAAAAAATCCAATGTTTATACTAATAGACAACCTTTATACATTTAATGGTTGTGTAAGCATGGGGTTAAAGTCAACCCATTATTTAGACCTATATGGTTATATGGGAATATTTGTTGGTATTTAGCTAACACttgtaaaaaaataattaaaaaaaataaacaagtgCAAGCATCTTCAAAAATTTACAACTGTAGCAAAAACAATTGAGACAGTTTGTCTTTTGAAACCAAATGACCTAGTGCCAATATGATGAACAGATGTATTTCACAACCTATTTACAATTAACTGTAACCTAATAGTATGTTCTTCTAACCTTGTATCCAGCAATAAGTTGACTATTGGGAAATGGACACATAACATTCCCTAATCCTCATAGGTTAGGCCACACTTTTTTGAGGCAGTGAAATTGAACCGAAACTGTTTCTATCcttttgcagtattttgttgtaTGCAGTAGTTTTTCTGCAGAAATTCTACTTTTGATAAATATTTTGCAATGTTTTGAGTAAAATTTTTCTAATTTGAATTGTAGGACAATTTATAAGCCATTTAAAAACGTTCCATTTAGTTTTTAGGAAGATGTTTATTAATGCTCGCTGAGATTGCGGTGTTTtagatatatctatctatctaacatAAAACTCAGTAAAAAGCTACATGTTTCTTGTGATAACTGTCTTTCCATTTAGCTAAAATAAGGGTTTTTCATTAAAGTGCACAGCAACAACAAATCCGTAACGATCAGTAACACGTGGAACAAAGTAATTGTGTACATACTGTAATAGTATGTTTTGTGGTATTTCATTGCTTGATTGGGTGTATATTAGTCATTGTAAATTAGTTTAAAATACCAATTGGTAAACAACAATTTGTGCTAAATGTTGTGTGCATGGTATTGCTTAAAATGTTCCAGTATGATGCCAAGTCACATTTCCCAATATTGTATGCATTCatatttgaaattcactacttttCGATGAAATATTTCAATCTGGTGCCTAAGTAGTTAGACAATGTGGAATGGTATGTCAACATTCACCAGCCCTGTGTCTTAGTTAAAAATACCAATGGGTAAACGATGATTTGTGCTAAATGTTTGTGCACTGTATTGCTTAAAATGTTCCAGTATAATGCTAGAAGGTCACATTTCCCAATATTGTATGCTTTCATATTTGAAATTAACTACTTTTATATGAAATATTTAAATATGGTGCCTAaatagttacagtatgtggaATGGTATGTCAACATTCACTACCATTGTGTCTGTGATAAGGGAGAATAATATGTGTGCCTTTGTGACTTTATACGTGTTCAAATGTAATGTTTACTTTTGTGTGTTCAATAAATACCCTGAATACAGAGCTGGTATAGAAACATGTGCTGTAAGATATTACATATATTTGGCCTATATAGTATAAAATatttattagaaaaatttgaaattatacttttttttttactcaggGAAATACTACTTTGCCACTTGTTAGAATTTACTTTAAATGAGTTATGTTAATTGTATTACAACATCTTTAAAGGTATACTAGCCTACATTGCTTTCAAAAAATGTGTGTAGCCTTGTCCCGTACTGTAGGGTAGACTTATTGCGCTATAGCCATCAGAGTGCTCTGTGCTTGAAGTATTCAAATTGTCCACATGGTGGAATTTGTAAATCAAAAATCCTCCAAAATACTGTACTAGAGTGCTCAACCAAAAATGTTACGTTTGAACACGTTTTGCTGTCAAATGCCATAACCATTTAACACTGTTAAGTGTTATGATTTATGATTGTTATAGCAGGAAATTATTGTACTTTTATTAACTGGTCATTTTAATGGGATAGTTCACTCACAAATTAAAGTTTGTCAGAAGTTGTCTGACCCCAAAAGGTGAGTCCTGATTAGTGCACGTCCTAAGCCATCTGCTGTGTAGATCCAATAATACAGTATACCTGAATCCCAAATGAATGGGAGCAGTATAGGGATCTCATTTTATTCTGTACCTTGTTTTCGATTCATTTGGGTTGGAGGCATACAACAGTTAACATGAAACATAGACTCCTCTTGACATTAGACCACTTTCTGAGAACTGAAAACatctgacaaactttgattttggAGTGTCAGATGTTTTCAAGTTTTAGAGGTGGTATAACACAGGAACAAATAAATAAGACACAATGAGGGGAATATATGATGATGTTGTAGACTATCAATGTGATAATCATTAGGCCAATAAAAACAATGATAATGTTAGGTTTTACAGAAAATCTATCTACATTTTAAGTTCAAAATACATTTGGCCTACATTATAATATATATTTGTGACACCATAATGAACAAGGCAAAATAGgaatatattattgttattaatgttattatttaTTAAAAGTCTGGccaggtttttatttatttatcccatCTGCCAAGGACATCCAATCAGACACCACAATGAATAAGacgaatgtattattattattatttatgaaaGTCTGgcaattatatttttatttttctccCGGCGGAAGTAGACAGACGCAAATTGGGAGCTGTTGGTCAGGGCGTAGTTATCCTGAAATGTTGGAAAATTGTAGAAAGTCATTTATTTTCTCCTCAATAACATATCTGGAAACACGTTCTAATAATCACATTCCTCTAAAGTGATAACCGACtcggtgttttttttttgtgaatgAGAGAAttcgtttgctagctagctatatccTTGTTAGCATACCGTATACATCCAACGGAATTCTGCAGAGAAACAACTCAAATTGTCTAAATTCTGGAAACATGGAGTCAATGGAAAAATGCGCTCCGTTAAGTTTTGTGGATGTTTGCAACCCCGAATGAGATTGACAAGAAACGTTTCCTTAGCTCGTATGGACTTCATATTCGATGGGGCACAGTTTATATTTGTTGGGAAGCGTGTTTTTGTGATTTCGTTTTTGTGAATGACATCCAGGATTGTCGGAGCACACGAAGCAAAGTTTTGTAGTTAGTGAAAGAGTTCCTCTGTTTTCGCCTCTGTTTTCGTCGCTAGATATAGCTGTATAGTAGTTAGCCACCGTTGTTAGCCGAGACTCTGCAGCAAGCTACTGTAGCTGCTAATGCATTCAGTCCGCTGAATTTCATTGATTTATTTTGTTTCGTTGCTAGCTATCAATCTTAACACTTAAGGGAAACGTATCTAATCGGACACGTTTCCAGTCTACTGGGGGAAAAGGCGTCCCATTTCCACTCCCTGGAGTTAACTAaccgctagctaacgttatagtCTGGCTAGCTTCAAATTTAGAGGGGCACATTGGCTAGCAAGCTAAATAGTGCAATCGCTAGCTGAAAAAAAACGAATGCATTTGCTATAGCTAGCTAATCAAGCTAAGAATATTACCTAGTTTGTTATGTTGATGCAATAATTACTAACTAGTTAACTAATTCACAACACGGGTTTCAACTCAGACTTGTCGTCAGTTTTTAGAAATTCTCATGGTCACGAGGGGCTGCTCGTCCGCGGATAAAGGCAAATCTGGAGTCTGGGAACACCAAATGGGACTGACTCGATTTTCAACATCTTTCAAAAAAGACAGGCTGACTATTATTACACCAGGCCAGGATAACTGGTTGTATTTCCTATAGGGTTTTACATTTAGAAAATAAGTGTGATGCGAACCATTTTGATTGACGTCAAAGGATTCGTACATGGAGATAGATGCAGACCGAGTGAAAGTGGAGCCTGTATCAATATTTTCCAACGGAACACATTGTCAATAGGAACATCCCTGACCCCGGTGTCTTCTGCGAAAAGGTGGAGAGCTGCACGACGTAAGACGAGGAGTGATTAGAGGTACTAATTTATCTCAAGAAAGGGTTACAGCAGCGAAAGTTTCATTATTGTCAGTAGCTTGTCTGAATACGTAGCATTTCGCTGCAAATGATTGCAAAACTATtcatttgatgttttgaattcATTATTAGGACATACCCATACATTATTTTTCACTGGGAGTCTATCGCCGACAATTTTAAGGTGTTTTCATAACATTGTTATTTGGGGATTCAGCTctcaatgtttattttttatgtcATCACCTTTTTCAAGCATCTCAACACAGACGGATGTTAGGGAAGGACTTCAAAGAGACTCTTTATCATACTTTGGAAAATGATAATTGGATATAAATCAAAGCAAATCTAGAAACGGAAGCCCAATGAGCGACACACAGTCCAGTATCACTGATAGGTAAGTACGACTTTTTCCAAGCATTTAGTAAACACTCCACATCACAATGTCATTGAAGACAGCATGCCTTTTGGCTCCTGTACTTATGCACATTTTGGTTTATCAGATAGTATAGGCGACGtgtggtcctttgtagctcagttggtagagagcATGGTTCTTGTAACGCTAGGgcagtgggttcgattcccgggaccacccaaaCTTAAAGTATATGCAAGTGTGACTGTAATTTGCTTTGCCTGCTAAAACTGCAAATATACATGTTTGTTCTCAAGTCTTGTTAAAGCCAGCAAGGATTGGTATGCCCACTGAAAATTTTCCACCGGCTGCATGCAAGTGACTATTCTTCTCATGTTATGTTAATTGTTACAGTTTCTGGAGTCAGCTAAAAGCTTTTACTATCTCCCATATGGTATAGCCTAAGCTGTATGTAAGTAATGTGCATTATTACTGAATGTTACTTAATATGTATTCCAACAACTCATTTCAAAATGATAAACCAGTAGGCAGGGCTTTACTTTTCATTGCGGTATGTTCTTAAATAGCACAATAACCCCCATATATTTTCTCAACCCAGTGCTGTGCTGAACTCTCCACTTTGTCGCACCACAGAAATTGCCCTTTTTGGTACTGGCAAGACCTCTGACCATTTACCATGATTTTGACACCAACAACCACATAATATACAAAAAGGTCTTGAGCAGGTTGTTGTTGCACTATCAAAGAGTGAAAATGGAATTTGAGCTGTGTAAATGCATCAGCCACAATCATGTCAATAGTGTGTGTAGAGCTAAAGAGGCCGGACAACCAAATGAAGAAATGGTGCAGTTTTGTCCTCTGCATCTGAAGTCCACTTTCCTGCAAGGAAGGAAATCAACAGACCAGAAATCCAGAAAGTAGGCTAGCCTGTACTGGATCTGTTTCATTCATCTTATCCAAAATAGAGAAATGACATTTCCAACATGAGTAGTCTTATGGGGTGTTTGAACAAATAGGATGCTACTTGGTCAAACTAGGCCTATAGCCTAGTAAATATAATACAACCAATGCAATGCAACTACATTGGTGTTTAATGGCAGGCGTTATGGTGCagcactcttctctctctgtgagctGCATTTTGTTTATGCTTTGCCTTGTCTAAAGGCAAAAATACACTACACGATTTTTGCGCACTCTCCTGACTCTAACTGTTGGAGAACCTCTCACATTTAACGATTCAGTCAAGCCAAATGGTAGTGACCTAGTAATCGGTATAGTATAGACCTGGCGGCACCTCCGTGACTGTATGATTGGACAATTGGGCCAGAATCGGGCTATGTTTGCGCATGTGTAGGCCTAGTAAGGAAATCATCATAGCAACTGAGGAGGCATTTCAATGTACATACAAGGAACGCAACATCTGTGCACGTGGATTACTGATGTTCAGTTTGAAAGCTTGCTACTGCTGTAATTGATTTGAATAAACACCGTTTCATTGATAAATAGCTTAATCATGGGCAGAGTTgttgacctcacaataagccagattTTGAGTAATTTACATAACTTCCATTATGTTGAAGTGGCAGCTGGGGCATAATCAAGCGGAGATGGACAGTGCATGGGTGCTGAAAGTAGgcttcattttaatttgactttactaTCAATGAGGGCTTTGTGTTAACCTGTTTCTTAAGAAGTAAgagtggcggtcatgacattggGTCAgtcggttattgtcatgcaaaatacTGCCAGTCTCACAGTaactgaccgttaattaacataatcaCATCTCCAGGCCGCTAATGCGTGCCTTTGGAACACCTACAtttaaaagaagaaaaaaaagtctaatgaatcaatttaatatacaccatcacattaaatccattatttattttagtcaggtttaaagaaacattataatatgaagaaaatgtatttcagaagagcAGAATATGAGTTACTTGGCTTACTGTATGCTATGTGCCATGCCATaagctgtaggcttgttcatttagcagacaagatatgcttataaatcccttgccattattttatatgattttatagtaagaagaatctACTATAAAATGAGAGGGAGTGCACACATGGAGTGGCTATATTGAGCATAAAATTGATCATTTGAAACtggtcctatatgctagatttagTTATTTTGCAACTTTAGTTGTAAGTGATACAAACCTttttagaatgtcttagaaatcaaaacatacagTGTATGGGCTGCGTGATGTGACTATAGGCAATTGATGAGTTGAGAAAGCCACAAAAAAAAAGGCTGTACACGTTGttttctcatcaagtgatcatattttcatccatcagactattctcaatttaatcttgtctttactaatatgtaaaattaGTTATGAATTTCGAAAGGCCCATTATGAAATGGACAGGGGGGAAAAATACTTGTCAGAGGCCGCTTTCCGGCCTGTTTGTTTTTTCAATCATGCCAGGTAGGCTACTCATTCCGCTTATTTCACTCCATGCATCAACCACTGTGTGAGGAGCGTGCACCCTCTCACTGCACGTCAGGTGATATTCCGGGAAGAGATGGAAACGCATGGTGGTGAGAGATTCTGTAGCTAAAGATTGTCAGTCTATttattaaaatataaaaaattcCCAAtcactaggctattcaaaattgAATACTAATTCACCGTAATTGTAGGTTAACTCTGAAAGCAGGCCTGCTTACAATCATtaaaccaacagcatcgcctctcccagactcatggatagaaaGTTTGGAGCGTAGCATAATGTAACCAGTCCATTTGgttgcataataatacagtccacactcaaaggtgATTACTAGaatttgtgtcattttggagttgtAGGCTAGATTAATTATGTACCAGACATCTTAAGTCcgtttttgaaaatgtttttctGCCGTGCGCAATATGTgttaggctatgtattgtatatacAATGATTATTTTTAatagagatttttttttattttacatttacgtcttttagcagacactcttatccagagcgacttacaaattggtgcattcaccttatgatatccagtggaacaaccactttacaatagtacatctatctttttggggggggttagaaggattacttaatcctatcccaggtattccttaaagaggtggggtttcaggtgtctccggaagggggtgattgactccgctgtcctggcgtcgtgagggagcttgttccactattggggtgccagagcagcgaacagttttgactgggctgagcgggaactgtgcttccgcagaggtagggaggcgagcaggtctgaggtggatgaacgcagtgcccttctttgggtgtagggactgatcagagcctgaaggtacggaggtgccgttcccctcacagctccgtaggcaagcaccatggtcttgtagcagatgcgagcttcaactggaagccagtggagtgtgcggaggagcggggtgacgtgagagaacttgggaaggttgaacaccagacgggctgcggcattctggatgagttgtaggggtttgatggcacaggcagggagccccgccaacagcgaatTGCAGtgatccagacgggagatgacaagtgcctggattaggacctgcgccgcttcctgtgtgatgcagggtcgtactctgcgaatgttgtagagcatgaacctacaggatcgggtcaccgccttgatgttagcggagaacgacagggtgttgtccagggtcacgccaaggctcttagcactctgggaggaggacacaatggagttgtcaaccgtgatggcgagatcatggaacaggcagtccttccccgggaggaagagcagctccgtcttgccgaggttcagcttgaggtggtgatccgtcatccacactgatatgtctgccagacatgcagagatgcgattcgccacctggttatcagaagggggaaatgagaagattaattgtgtgtcgtctgcgtagcaatgataggagagaccatgtgaggatatgacagagacaagtgacttggtgtatagcgagaataggagagggcctagaactgagccctgggggacaccagtggtgagagcacgtggtgcggag
This genomic window contains:
- the LOC106612470 gene encoding TLC domain-containing protein 5, whose amino-acid sequence is MTSLPIGVVLCLTGWITLYKLLCNNNESRGFEWNCRLVTLLHGILAVCITAYIGYVEGPWPFTHPGTKNTPLQISAMVISLGYFIFDMGWCVYFRTEGPVMLVHHTMSILGILLTLSLGESGIESCAVIFASEITNPLLQARWFLRQLGRYESLTGEVVDVLFVVLFVFMRIVVGGRMLYCELISPRPRLIIKCGGVAMYVLSWVFMVDIGRFTYRKSQSKYRRWRDQHRLAAVNGHVGKTD